In the genome of Hydrogenophaga sp. PBL-H3, the window CCGCGTAGGTCTTGCCCTTGCCGTAGGTCTTGGGCGCTGCAATTTGTTTGCCAGCCTGGGGCTTGAGCCAGGCAGCCCAGTCGGTCCACCAGCTGCCCGGTTGTTCATCGGCGCTGGCGATCCACTCGTTCACGTCTTTCGGGAACTGGGTGCTGGAGCCGATCCAGTGGCTGCGTTTCTTCTTGCTTGCCGGGTTGATCACGCCGGCAATGTGGCCCGAGGCGCCCATGACGAAGCGCTTCTTGCCCGGGAACACCTGGGTGCTCGCGTAGGCGCCACCAATGGGCACGATGTGGTCTTCGCGCGAGCCGTAGATGTAGACCGGCAGCTTGACCTGACGGAAGTCGATCTTCTCGCCACACACGGTCATCTTGCCGGGCTTGACGAGGTTGTTCTCCAGGTACATCTGGCGCAGGTAGCGCGCGTAGTAAGGGCCTGGCAAATTGGTGCTGTCGGAGTTCCAGTACAGCAGGTCGAACGGCGGCGGTGTCTCGCCCTTAAGGTAGTTGCCCACCACGTAGTTCCACACCAGGTCGTTCGGGCGCAGGAAGCTGAAGGTGGTGGCCAGGTCGCGCCCGGGCATGAGGCCGCCGTCGGCGAACTGCATCTCGCGGTACTTGACGAAGTTGTCGTCGATGAACACGTCGAGGATGCCGGTGTCGGTGAAATCGAGCAGCGTGGTGAGGAAGGTGGCACAGTTCACCGGCTCCTCGCCGCGCGCGGCCAGCACGGCCAGCGCCGTGCCCAGCATGGTGCCGCCCACGCAGAAGCCCAGTGCGTTGATGGTCTCGGCGCCCGTGATGTCCTGCGTGATGCCGATCGCCTTGATCACCGCGTCTTCGATGTACTGGTCCCAGGTGGCCTTGGCCAGCGATTCGTCCGGGTTGCGCCAGCTCACCACGAAGGTGCGGTGACCCTGCTCCACGCAATAGCGGATCAACGAGTTCTCGGGCTGCAGATCGAGGATGTAGAACTTGTTGATGCAGGGTGGCACCAGCAGGAAGGGCCGCTCGAACACCTTGGTCGTGAGCGGCTTGTATTCGATCAGCTGGAACAGTTCGTTCTCGAACACCACCGCGCCCTCGGTGGTGGCCACGTTCTTGCCCACTTCGAAAACGCTCTCGTCGGTCATGGACACATGGCCCTGCTTCATGTCGTGAAGCAGGTTGGCCATGCCCTTGGCGATGCTCTCGCCTTTGGTCTCGATGGCTTTCTTCTGCGCTTCGGCGTTGAAAGCCAGGAAGTTGCTCGGCGCACTGGCATCGATCCACTGCTGCACCGCGAAGCGGACGCGCGTGCGCGTCTTGGCATCGCCCTGCACCGCATCGGCCAGGGCCATGAGCGTGCGTGCATTGAGCAAATAGGCCGCCGCCGAAAACGCTGCCATCGGGTTGCTGGCCCAGGCATCGGCGGCGAACCGGCGATCGCCCTCGGGTTTGACGGCGCCGCCCTGATTCCACAACCCGGCCACGTCCTTGAGGTACTGGTTCTGGACTTCGAGCAGCTTCGCCGGATCAAAACTCACCTGCTGGCCAGCCGCGTTCTTGAACATGTCGCCCATGCCCGGCATGGCGGGCATGCCGGGAAAAGCCGCACCCGCGGTGGGCATGGCCATACCGAACGGGTTGGCCGCACCGGCCTGCGGCATGAAGGCCTTGAATGCGGCAAAGGGGTCGGTCGCGCCTGGCTTCGCGTGGGCGGCGGCACCCGGGAAAGCCTGAGCCACCTGGGTCCATTGCTGAATGAGGTTTTGCTGAAACGCGTTGGCCGTCTCCAGCCAGTCGGTGGGTGGGGTTTTGCCCGATGTCATGCTGGTCTCCTGTGCCTTTGTGTGCGGCTTATCATCCCCGCGCTGGGGAAACATTTCCGGGTTTTTCCCAGTATCTGCGTGGCGGCTTCCAGCAGACTGACATGGTTTCCCGGTCTGCAAGGATCGCTGTGTACCTGGTCGTGATTGGTTGGATGTATGTTGTTCTGATGATGTCGGTGGCAGAAGCGACCAACACCACAGGCTCGGTCCTCGGAGCCATTGTGACCTTTTTTCTTTACGGTCTGCTGCCCGTGGTACTGGTGGTTTACCTGATGCGAACGCCTGCGCGGCGCAAGGCCATCAGGGCGCGCGAAGCCGCCGAACACCAGGCGCAGATGTCCCGGCTGGCGGCCAACGCAGCGCCTGAGGCGACGACCTCAATCGATCCAGATGCAGGCGGCCATGCGCCCGGTGCTGCCGAGGATGACCGCATCGCGCCGGTGCGAAAAGAATCTTGAAGCCTGTGTGACGGTGCACCACGCCGGTGAGCCGTCATTGCCGTGCACGTTGGTGATGCCCACGGCCCGCAGCCGGCGCCGTGCCAACGCAGGCAGATCGGCAAGGAACTTGCCCTTGCCGAGCGGCCAGAAGTGCGCTGCGGCCCCGTGGTCGACCGCAACAAACGCCTCGCACACGTCAGCCCCGACTTCGAAAGCCCGCGGCCCGATGCAGGGACCCAGCCAGGCCATGAGCTCGCCCTCGCCCGCGGCATTGTGCAAGGCGCGCGCGGTGACCTCGATCACACCGTCGACCAGGCCGCGCCAGCCAGCGTGGGCCGCGGCCACCGCGGTGCCCGAGGCATGGGCGAAGAGCACCGGCAGGCAATCGGCCACCATGATGGTGGCAACCACCCCCGGCCCTTGCACCACGCAGGCATCGGCCACGGCGCCATCGGGCATGTCGGGCGTGAGCCTCACGACCTGCGTTCCATGCACCTGCTGCAGGAACACCGGACGCGCGGGCGCGGTGAGCGCTGCGAGCCGCTCCCGGTTGCATGCCACGGCCAGAGGCTGATCGCGCACGTGGTCGCCCAGGTTGAAGCTGTCGAACGGAGCCACGGACACGCCGCCCACCCGCGTGGTGAACAGCGCCCGCACGCCGGGCGGCGCAGGCCAGTCCGGCTGGATGCCGTCGCCCGCCGGCAGCATCAGGCCTCCGCGTCCGGGCAGGCCGAGGGCTGGGCCTTCTGGAATGCCGGGTGTTTCATGCAGGCCTCAAAGGCGGCCATGGTGCGCGGCAGGCCCGAGAAGTCGACGTTGAACCGTTGACCGTTGAATATCTGCGGGACCAGGCAGCAATCGGCCAGGGTGGGCAACTCACCGTGGCAATAGGTGCCGGGGGCCTGCAGCGCGAGTTGACGCTCGAAGGACTCCAGCCCGCTGCGCACCCAGTGGCGGTACCAGGTATTTTTGGTGTCTTCGTCCAGCTTGAGGTCCTTGCTGAGGTATTTGAGAACGCGCAGGTTGTTGATGGGGTGGATCTCGCAGGCAATGATCTGTGCCAGTGCCCGCACCCGCGCGCGGCCCAGCGCATCCAGAGGCAGCAGGGCCGGCTGGGGCTGCACCTCGTCGAGGTACTCGATGATGGCCATGGACTGCGTCAGGCGCGTGCCGTCATCCAGCTCGAGCAGCGGCACCAGGCCCTCCACGGCGATGTCGGTGTAGGCCGATTGCTTGTGTTCGCCCTTGGCCAGGTGGACCGCGTGGTATTCGTAGTCGAGGCCCTTGAGGGCGAGCGCGATGCGCACGCGAAACGAGGCCGAGGATCGGAAATAGTTGTAGAGCTTCATGCCCGCGAGGATAAACCGTGGGCGGTATCCCGGCGAGGCCACGGCTGATCGCTATAGTTCTGCGCGGTGCATGTGCATCGATCAGAAAAAAGCGAGACAACATGAAACTACGCATGGCCACGCTGGCCCTCACGGCGGTCGTTTTGACCGGCTGCGCCTCGTTCGTGGCGCCCACCTACAGTCCGGACTATCCGAGCATCGACCGGCTCAAGACGAGCCAGCTGGGCAAGATTGCCGTTGGTGAATTCCAGCCACGCAGCCCCGAGGCACCGGTCAACAAGATCACCCTGCGAGGCGCACCCTTCGTGACGACCCAGGGTTCATTTGCCCAGTACCTGGAAGAGGCCATCCGCTCCGACCTGACCGAGCTGCGGGTGCTTGACCCCAAGGCCGACACGCGCATCGACGCCACGCTGCTGAAAAACGACATGGACGTGTCCGGCATCAACACCGGCGAAGGTTTCATGGACGTGCGCTTGAGCGTGATCAAGCGTGGTCAGACCGTGCACGAGAAGATCTACAGCGCCAAGACGCAGTTTGAATCGAGCTTTGCCGCCGCGGTGGCCGTGCCCAAGGGCCAGAGCGAATACCCGCGCCTGGTGCGCACGCTGCTGCAGACCATCTACGCCGATCCCGCCTTCATCGCCGCTGTCAAACCTTGAACCGAAAGAAACCCATGCCCTTTCAGAACTTCTGGCGCATCCCCGTGGCAGCCGCGCTGCTCGCCCTGCTGGCCGCCTGCGCCCACCCCATCGGCATCAGCCCGCTGGAAACACCCGTGCGCAACGAGGCCGGGCTCAACCCGAAAAAGGTCGCTTACGTCA includes:
- the maiA gene encoding maleylacetoacetate isomerase gives rise to the protein MKLYNYFRSSASFRVRIALALKGLDYEYHAVHLAKGEHKQSAYTDIAVEGLVPLLELDDGTRLTQSMAIIEYLDEVQPQPALLPLDALGRARVRALAQIIACEIHPINNLRVLKYLSKDLKLDEDTKNTWYRHWVRSGLESFERQLALQAPGTYCHGELPTLADCCLVPQIFNGQRFNVDFSGLPRTMAAFEACMKHPAFQKAQPSACPDAEA
- a CDS encoding PHA/PHB synthase family protein, producing MTSGKTPPTDWLETANAFQQNLIQQWTQVAQAFPGAAAHAKPGATDPFAAFKAFMPQAGAANPFGMAMPTAGAAFPGMPAMPGMGDMFKNAAGQQVSFDPAKLLEVQNQYLKDVAGLWNQGGAVKPEGDRRFAADAWASNPMAAFSAAAYLLNARTLMALADAVQGDAKTRTRVRFAVQQWIDASAPSNFLAFNAEAQKKAIETKGESIAKGMANLLHDMKQGHVSMTDESVFEVGKNVATTEGAVVFENELFQLIEYKPLTTKVFERPFLLVPPCINKFYILDLQPENSLIRYCVEQGHRTFVVSWRNPDESLAKATWDQYIEDAVIKAIGITQDITGAETINALGFCVGGTMLGTALAVLAARGEEPVNCATFLTTLLDFTDTGILDVFIDDNFVKYREMQFADGGLMPGRDLATTFSFLRPNDLVWNYVVGNYLKGETPPPFDLLYWNSDSTNLPGPYYARYLRQMYLENNLVKPGKMTVCGEKIDFRQVKLPVYIYGSREDHIVPIGGAYASTQVFPGKKRFVMGASGHIAGVINPASKKKRSHWIGSSTQFPKDVNEWIASADEQPGSWWTDWAAWLKPQAGKQIAAPKTYGKGKTYAVIEPAPGRYVKAKA
- the pgeF gene encoding peptidoglycan editing factor PgeF, with the protein product MLPAGDGIQPDWPAPPGVRALFTTRVGGVSVAPFDSFNLGDHVRDQPLAVACNRERLAALTAPARPVFLQQVHGTQVVRLTPDMPDGAVADACVVQGPGVVATIMVADCLPVLFAHASGTAVAAAHAGWRGLVDGVIEVTARALHNAAGEGELMAWLGPCIGPRAFEVGADVCEAFVAVDHGAAAHFWPLGKGKFLADLPALARRRLRAVGITNVHGNDGSPAWCTVTQASRFFSHRRDAVILGSTGRMAACIWID